The following coding sequences lie in one Maribacter forsetii DSM 18668 genomic window:
- a CDS encoding ABC transporter substrate-binding protein: MQEKKETTFNNANDSSTSIQYANGFRIETQSNGITIIKVLKPWVNAETTHTYALVPKEIQASVTLNKNEYDAIISTPVENIVVTSTTHIPALEELGVLNQLIGFPDTKYISSIAARKRIDSGKIKELGVNESINTEAVLELQPDLIFGFAINDGNSTYETIQRAHIPVIYNSDWVEETPLGKAEWIKFFAPFFNKTKEADIIFNEIETSYLEAKKLAAEVENKPTVLSGAMFNDIWYLPGGKSWAASFLKDANANYLWNATDENGSLSLSWESVLDVGKHADYWIGPAQLATYKEMEASSQHYTQFDAFKNKKVFTTANTKGETGGTLYYELAPQRPDLVLKDLIHILHPGLLPNYVPYFFKPLL, from the coding sequence ATGCAGGAAAAAAAAGAAACAACATTCAATAATGCCAATGATAGCAGTACTTCTATACAATATGCCAATGGTTTTAGAATTGAAACCCAAAGCAATGGTATTACTATCATCAAGGTCTTAAAACCTTGGGTAAATGCAGAGACTACACACACATATGCTTTGGTTCCTAAAGAAATACAAGCAAGCGTCACCTTAAACAAAAATGAATATGATGCCATAATCTCTACTCCTGTTGAAAATATTGTGGTAACCTCTACCACGCATATTCCCGCTTTAGAAGAATTGGGAGTTTTAAACCAACTTATTGGCTTTCCTGATACTAAATACATTTCATCAATAGCTGCTCGCAAGAGAATCGATTCTGGAAAAATAAAAGAATTAGGGGTCAACGAAAGTATAAATACCGAGGCTGTTTTGGAATTGCAGCCAGACCTGATCTTCGGCTTTGCAATCAATGACGGTAACAGCACCTATGAAACTATACAACGTGCTCATATTCCGGTAATATATAATAGCGATTGGGTAGAAGAAACGCCCTTGGGAAAAGCGGAATGGATTAAGTTCTTTGCTCCTTTTTTTAACAAAACCAAAGAAGCCGATATTATTTTTAATGAAATTGAAACTTCTTACCTAGAAGCAAAAAAACTAGCTGCTGAAGTTGAAAATAAGCCAACTGTACTAAGTGGAGCCATGTTCAATGATATCTGGTATCTACCTGGCGGAAAAAGCTGGGCAGCAAGTTTTCTAAAAGATGCCAATGCAAATTACCTATGGAACGCTACGGATGAAAACGGAAGTCTGTCTTTAAGCTGGGAGAGTGTTCTTGATGTAGGTAAACATGCCGACTACTGGATTGGACCTGCACAATTAGCCACTTACAAAGAAATGGAAGCATCAAGTCAACATTATACACAGTTTGATGCATTTAAGAATAAAAAAGTATTTACAACCGCAAATACAAAAGGAGAAACTGGTGGCACTTTGTATTATGAATTAGCCCCACAGAGACCAGACCTTGTATTAAAAGATTTAATCCATATTTTACACCCTGGATTATTACCCAATTATGTACCCTATTTTTTTAAACCACTGCTTTAA
- a CDS encoding TonB-dependent receptor plug domain-containing protein has product MNKIISIVLVFCATVGYAQRDSILKLDEVVVSDSRIKQYAEGYKVTVLQDSIIQRTNGLLTSLLAFNSNIYFKENGFGMVSSPAFRGTNASHTAVVWNGININSQLNGQVDFNTINPFNYNSVSIRSGGGSVQYGSGAIGGSIHLNSDLLFKEHFDNQVSVGYGSYNTKKINYNQSFGSRLISYSLGVNYNASDNNYKYLNTNEENKNGEFNNINLNWNIGYVLSENQVLKLYHQTFIGDRNLSGTLVALGRSKYKDNHYRTQVEWGRFGKKAISKLKLAYLQEEFKYFENKDADINSFGKVSNFLARYSSDFKLSKFFRVNSFLEYNNYKGSGDSFGSPKRDDFSATALIKHTISSKIAYNLSVRQDFSSDFSSPLVFSLDGSYSLTGNYKVKINASKNFRTPTFNDLYWQPGGNLDLVPEKSYQLDFGNMLSIGGVSMQYNGYYISTKDMIKWLPNNEGLWSPINIDDVEIYGAEAKIEANYPLGKNQEVGINANYAYTVSEDKSTNEQLIYVPFHRANGSFEYRIADLNLFYQHLFNGSVSIIGGELKEYQVSNLGATYTADILKKDLKYTIGVTINNVFNTYYENIALRPMPNRNIQTQLILNF; this is encoded by the coding sequence ATGAATAAAATAATTTCAATAGTACTAGTATTTTGTGCTACAGTAGGGTATGCGCAGCGAGATTCCATTTTAAAATTGGATGAAGTTGTCGTGTCTGATAGTAGGATTAAGCAGTATGCAGAGGGGTATAAAGTAACTGTTTTACAAGATAGTATTATACAACGTACTAACGGACTTCTTACTTCATTACTTGCTTTTAATTCTAACATTTATTTCAAAGAGAATGGATTTGGGATGGTTTCTTCTCCTGCTTTTAGAGGAACCAATGCTTCACATACCGCAGTTGTATGGAATGGTATTAATATAAACTCACAGTTAAACGGACAAGTAGATTTTAATACAATAAACCCTTTTAACTACAACTCTGTAAGTATTCGCAGTGGTGGTGGTAGTGTGCAATATGGTTCAGGAGCTATAGGGGGTAGTATTCATTTAAATAGCGATTTACTATTTAAAGAACACTTTGATAATCAAGTTTCTGTTGGTTATGGAAGTTATAATACAAAAAAGATAAATTATAATCAGAGTTTTGGTAGTAGGTTAATTTCGTACAGTTTAGGGGTTAATTATAATGCATCGGATAATAACTACAAGTATTTAAATACCAACGAGGAGAATAAGAATGGAGAGTTCAATAATATAAATTTAAATTGGAATATAGGTTATGTTCTTTCTGAAAATCAAGTATTGAAATTATATCATCAAACTTTTATTGGTGATAGAAATTTGTCAGGAACCTTGGTAGCTTTAGGAAGAAGTAAGTATAAAGACAACCATTACAGAACGCAAGTAGAGTGGGGGCGTTTTGGAAAAAAAGCGATATCCAAATTAAAACTAGCCTACTTGCAAGAAGAATTTAAATATTTTGAGAATAAAGATGCAGACATTAATTCTTTTGGGAAGGTGTCTAATTTTTTAGCAAGATATTCTTCAGATTTTAAACTTTCTAAGTTTTTTAGGGTAAACTCTTTTTTAGAGTATAATAACTATAAAGGTTCTGGGGATAGTTTTGGAAGTCCAAAAAGAGATGATTTTTCTGCAACAGCGCTTATAAAGCATACTATTTCTTCTAAAATTGCCTACAATTTGAGTGTTAGGCAAGATTTTTCTTCAGATTTCTCAAGTCCTTTAGTTTTTTCTTTAGATGGTAGCTATAGTCTTACGGGCAATTATAAGGTTAAGATAAATGCATCCAAAAATTTTAGGACTCCCACGTTTAATGATTTGTATTGGCAACCTGGTGGAAATTTAGATCTTGTTCCTGAAAAATCATACCAATTAGATTTTGGGAATATGTTAAGTATTGGGGGTGTTTCTATGCAGTATAATGGTTATTATATTTCAACCAAAGATATGATTAAATGGTTGCCGAATAATGAAGGGTTGTGGTCTCCTATAAATATAGACGATGTTGAAATTTATGGTGCAGAGGCCAAGATAGAAGCAAATTATCCTTTGGGTAAAAACCAAGAGGTAGGTATAAACGCAAATTATGCCTATACCGTTTCAGAGGACAAGAGCACTAATGAACAGTTAATTTATGTGCCATTCCATAGGGCAAACGGTTCATTTGAATATAGAATAGCGGACTTAAATTTGTTTTACCAGCATTTGTTTAATGGTTCTGTCTCTATTATTGGAGGGGAGTTAAAAGAGTATCAAGTTTCTAATCTTGGGGCAACTTATACGGCAGATATTTTGAAAAAAGATTTGAAATACACCATAGGAGTTACAATTAACAATGTGTTTAATACATACTACGAAAACATAGCATTGCGCCCAATGCCCAACAGAAATATACAAACACAATTAATACTAAATTTTTAA
- a CDS encoding FecCD family ABC transporter permease translates to MSKPSTYSFHFITLLAVLLLCFVINICLGSVNISFIKTIQALFGTVTEDSSYYIIWEYRLPKAITAILVGGGLSLSGLLMQTLFRNPLAGPYVLGISSGASLGAALLIMGTSLFSFVFTFSTFNDISLAIASSLGSFLVLSLVLVVAAKVKDTMALLIIGLMFGSITAAIVSVLSYFSKAEKLQQYIFWSFGSLGNLSWMQLLIIALCTLTGIFLSIISIKPLNAFLLGENYAKSLGIGLKTSRYIIIVATGLLAGSITAFAGPIAFVGLAVPHISKQMFNTTDHKIQIPAVLCCGAILMLLCDTIAQLPGSVSVLPINAITSIFGAPVVIWLLVRKRKMIF, encoded by the coding sequence TTGTCAAAACCATCTACATATAGCTTTCATTTTATAACCTTGCTGGCAGTATTGCTTCTATGCTTTGTTATCAATATATGTTTGGGCTCTGTAAACATTTCGTTTATTAAAACAATACAAGCATTATTTGGAACGGTTACTGAAGATTCTTCTTATTATATCATTTGGGAATATAGACTACCAAAAGCGATAACAGCTATATTGGTCGGTGGCGGTCTCTCCCTTAGCGGATTGTTAATGCAAACCCTGTTTAGAAATCCTTTAGCCGGCCCCTATGTACTTGGTATTAGTTCTGGTGCTAGCCTGGGTGCCGCCCTATTAATTATGGGGACATCGCTATTTTCTTTCGTATTCACCTTTTCAACCTTCAATGATATTTCCTTGGCAATCGCATCTAGTCTTGGTAGCTTTTTGGTATTATCATTAGTGCTTGTGGTTGCGGCAAAAGTAAAAGATACTATGGCTTTATTGATTATAGGTCTTATGTTTGGCAGTATTACCGCCGCTATTGTTAGCGTACTTTCTTATTTCTCTAAAGCTGAAAAACTGCAACAATACATTTTTTGGTCTTTTGGTAGCTTAGGTAATTTATCATGGATGCAATTATTGATAATTGCGCTCTGTACGTTAACAGGTATTTTTCTCAGCATCATATCCATAAAACCACTAAATGCTTTTTTACTTGGTGAAAATTATGCCAAAAGTCTAGGGATAGGCTTAAAAACATCGCGGTACATCATCATAGTAGCTACAGGCTTACTTGCTGGATCTATTACCGCCTTTGCCGGACCTATTGCCTTTGTAGGCTTAGCCGTGCCACATATTAGCAAACAAATGTTCAATACTACAGATCATAAAATACAAATTCCTGCCGTACTCTGCTGTGGCGCCATTTTAATGTTACTATGCGACACCATAGCTCAACTACCTGGCTCGGTGAGTGTTTTACCAATAAATGCCATAACTAGTATTTTTGGAGCTCCGGTGGTAATTTGGTTATTGGTTCGTAAAAGAAAAATGATATTCTAA
- a CDS encoding acyl-CoA thioesterase: protein MEKYKSVKESRVSITELMLPSHSNFGGKVHGGHILNLMDQIAFACASKHSQQYCVTASVNRVNFLNPIEVGELVTLKASINYTGRTSMVVGVRVESENITSGTKKHCNSSYFTMVAKGTDGKNVPVPGLIISDDQGIRRFARSKYRKLEAQERDTKFESKSFNSEEYIKELESENIKIEMK from the coding sequence ATGGAAAAGTATAAAAGTGTAAAAGAATCTAGAGTTTCTATAACGGAGTTAATGCTGCCCTCCCATTCTAATTTTGGAGGAAAAGTGCATGGTGGACATATATTGAACCTAATGGATCAAATTGCCTTTGCATGTGCTTCTAAACACTCTCAACAGTATTGCGTAACCGCTTCTGTTAACCGAGTAAACTTTCTAAACCCTATTGAAGTTGGTGAACTAGTGACCTTGAAAGCTAGTATAAACTATACAGGTAGAACTTCTATGGTAGTTGGTGTTCGTGTAGAATCAGAGAATATTACATCTGGCACTAAAAAGCATTGTAACTCGTCGTACTTTACCATGGTAGCTAAGGGAACAGATGGTAAAAATGTTCCCGTACCAGGATTAATTATTTCTGACGACCAAGGCATTAGAAGGTTTGCTCGTAGTAAATACCGTAAGCTAGAGGCTCAAGAAAGAGACACCAAATTTGAATCTAAGTCCTTTAATTCAGAAGAATACATTAAGGAATTGGAATCTGAAAACATTAAGATTGAAATGAAGTAA
- a CDS encoding ABC transporter ATP-binding protein yields the protein MSFALNKGELAAIVGINGIGKSTLLRTLGNFQPKISGSIEIEGKDLSTYNEIQLASKISVVLTESIASKNLSVYELLALGRQPYTNWLGKLSNDDISIINNSIDLLELEPFLDKKCFQLSDGQLQRVLIARALIQNTDIILLDEPTTHLDLYHKVQILKLLKTIAHKTNKVILFTSHEIELAIQLCDKMLILDGRENAFDEPCKLIENKNFDTLFPKDTISFDANTGSFRIKK from the coding sequence ATTTCTTTTGCATTGAATAAAGGGGAACTAGCGGCTATTGTTGGTATCAACGGAATAGGAAAATCTACTTTGTTACGCACCTTAGGTAATTTTCAACCAAAAATTTCCGGTTCCATAGAAATTGAGGGAAAAGATTTATCTACTTATAATGAAATACAATTAGCTTCTAAAATAAGCGTAGTTCTTACAGAATCTATTGCTTCAAAAAATTTATCTGTTTATGAGCTATTGGCTTTGGGTAGACAACCATACACCAATTGGCTAGGTAAATTGTCCAACGATGATATTTCTATCATAAATAACAGTATTGACCTTTTAGAATTAGAACCATTTTTAGATAAAAAATGTTTTCAGCTAAGTGACGGACAGTTGCAACGTGTACTTATAGCCAGAGCTTTAATTCAAAATACCGATATTATTTTGTTAGACGAGCCCACTACTCACTTAGATTTATACCACAAAGTTCAAATTTTAAAGCTTTTAAAAACTATTGCCCATAAAACCAATAAAGTAATATTGTTCACCAGTCATGAAATTGAACTTGCTATTCAATTATGTGACAAAATGTTGATTTTAGACGGAAGAGAGAATGCATTTGATGAGCCTTGTAAATTAATAGAAAACAAAAATTTTGATACCCTCTTTCCTAAAGACACCATTTCTTTTGATGCAAATACCGGCTCTTTTAGAATTAAAAAGTAG
- the zwf gene encoding glucose-6-phosphate dehydrogenase, with product MKKTENQMLVIFGASGDLTARKLIPAIFNLYKGNDLPDNFVVLGVSRSDLGDLKFRNKVVLESPYLEKERKEFDADYIQKFADKLFYEDLGSDYDTSYERLEKRISDLDQKYGTQGNHMFYLSTPPSLYEPIAKNLSDQGLNDEASGWRRLIVEKPFGYSLESAKELNDGLHTYFQEGQIFRIDHYLGKETVQNLLVTRFANSIFEPLWNRNYIHHVEITNAESVGVEKRGGYYDKSGALRDMFQSHLLQIVALIVMEPPLSADAEEIRNEKLKALKSLKIMNDEQTLFENTIRAQYVASKIDGQEVNGYREEEGVDENSTTETFAAVKFYVDNWRWADVPFYVRTAKRMPTKVTEVVIHFKTPHHQIFKEAGISNKDNKLIIRIQPDEGILLKFGVKVPGQGFEVERANMDFYYSSLTETHVMEAYERLLLDAMQGDATLYARADEVEAAWAFVDPILEYWNSGKDVKMYGYAAGVWGPENANELIEGVGEWRNPSENLADESGYCVIC from the coding sequence ATGAAAAAGACAGAAAATCAAATGCTCGTAATCTTTGGGGCATCTGGAGATTTAACGGCAAGAAAACTTATACCTGCTATATTTAATTTATATAAGGGAAATGACTTACCTGATAATTTTGTGGTATTGGGTGTAAGTAGGAGTGATTTAGGCGATTTAAAATTTAGAAACAAAGTGGTTCTAGAAAGTCCTTATTTAGAAAAGGAACGTAAAGAATTTGATGCGGATTATATTCAAAAATTTGCAGATAAGCTTTTTTATGAAGATTTGGGTTCGGATTATGATACATCATATGAACGTTTAGAAAAGCGTATTTCAGATTTAGATCAGAAATATGGTACGCAAGGCAATCACATGTTCTATTTATCTACACCTCCAAGTTTATATGAGCCTATAGCAAAAAACTTATCCGATCAAGGTTTAAATGACGAAGCATCTGGTTGGAGGAGATTGATTGTTGAAAAACCATTCGGGTACAGCTTAGAATCAGCCAAAGAATTAAATGACGGTTTACATACCTATTTTCAAGAAGGTCAAATTTTTAGAATTGATCATTATTTAGGAAAAGAAACAGTTCAGAATTTACTGGTAACACGTTTTGCCAATAGTATTTTTGAACCACTTTGGAATAGGAATTATATTCACCATGTAGAAATTACAAATGCCGAAAGTGTAGGTGTTGAAAAAAGAGGCGGGTACTATGATAAATCTGGAGCATTAAGAGATATGTTTCAAAGTCATTTATTGCAGATTGTAGCTTTGATTGTTATGGAGCCACCTTTGAGTGCCGATGCAGAAGAAATTCGTAATGAAAAACTGAAGGCTTTGAAGTCTCTTAAAATAATGAACGATGAGCAAACACTTTTTGAAAATACGATCAGGGCACAATATGTAGCCTCTAAAATTGACGGACAAGAAGTTAATGGTTATCGAGAAGAAGAAGGTGTTGATGAAAATTCAACTACAGAAACTTTTGCGGCAGTTAAGTTCTATGTAGATAACTGGCGTTGGGCAGATGTTCCTTTTTATGTAAGAACGGCAAAACGTATGCCTACTAAAGTTACTGAAGTGGTTATACACTTTAAAACTCCACATCATCAAATCTTTAAGGAAGCAGGGATTAGCAATAAGGATAATAAATTGATTATTCGTATTCAGCCAGATGAAGGTATATTGTTGAAGTTTGGTGTTAAGGTGCCGGGGCAAGGATTTGAGGTTGAACGTGCAAATATGGATTTCTACTATTCTAGTTTAACCGAAACACATGTAATGGAAGCTTACGAGCGTTTATTATTAGACGCTATGCAAGGTGATGCTACATTATACGCAAGAGCTGATGAAGTAGAGGCTGCATGGGCATTTGTAGATCCAATTTTAGAGTATTGGAACAGTGGCAAAGATGTGAAAATGTACGGTTATGCAGCGGGAGTTTGGGGTCCTGAAAACGCAAATGAACTAATTGAGGGTGTTGGTGAATGGAGAAACCCTAGCGAGAACTTGGCAGATGAATCTGGTTACTGTGTAATCTGCTAG
- a CDS encoding DUF5074 domain-containing protein, which yields MKLKHFMLTAAIASFILTSCSDDDDMQTPGTIGLSATEDSYDEGEGTVEITISTTSVNAMDVTINYEVTGTATDGEDYQSLSGSVVLPAGETSVQESLILIDDTEVESFEEVIFTITSTSNDEDIIGANSSIVLTITDNDSYAFENGILVSHEGNFMQGNASISFVSGDFTTVENNIFKTVNDIDVLGDNAQSMSFYEGMAYIVMNGSQKVEVVNRYTFESVATIGGPSETDFLNPRYMAIANGKGYVTNWGDGSNPDDDYVAVIDLETNTVESTISVPEGPEKIIAKDNTIYVALQGGFNQNNGVTVIDATTNTVTTTITVGDRPNSMQLDASGNLWVLSSGNPSWTGNETAGQIDNINTTDNTVTTTISYAVTEHPGNLEIEGATLYYYLGGSVYTMDATASVLPTTAEIEGLSFYDMAVINGKLYGVDAKDFTSNGSLEVYDLSDNTLLASKTVSIIPGGIYYNEAKER from the coding sequence ATGAAATTAAAACACTTTATGTTAACAGCGGCTATCGCCTCATTTATACTTACATCTTGTAGTGATGATGACGATATGCAAACACCAGGAACAATAGGATTATCTGCAACAGAAGATAGTTATGATGAGGGAGAAGGAACAGTAGAAATAACGATCAGTACTACTAGCGTAAATGCTATGGATGTGACCATTAATTATGAAGTAACAGGAACGGCAACAGATGGAGAAGACTATCAATCTTTATCAGGGTCGGTAGTTTTACCAGCAGGAGAAACATCAGTACAAGAAAGTTTAATTTTAATTGATGATACAGAGGTGGAATCTTTTGAAGAGGTTATTTTTACCATTACATCTACTAGTAATGATGAGGATATTATAGGAGCTAATAGTTCTATAGTATTAACTATTACAGACAATGATTCTTACGCTTTTGAAAATGGGATATTGGTTTCTCATGAAGGTAATTTTATGCAAGGAAATGCTTCTATTTCTTTTGTTTCTGGTGATTTTACGACAGTGGAAAACAATATTTTTAAAACTGTAAATGATATAGATGTATTAGGAGACAATGCACAAAGTATGTCTTTTTATGAAGGTATGGCTTATATAGTAATGAATGGTTCTCAAAAAGTAGAAGTTGTAAACCGATATACTTTTGAATCTGTTGCCACTATTGGAGGACCTAGCGAGACAGATTTTTTAAACCCTCGTTATATGGCTATAGCTAATGGTAAAGGATATGTTACAAATTGGGGAGACGGTTCTAATCCTGATGATGATTATGTTGCTGTGATTGACTTGGAAACCAATACCGTTGAATCTACTATTTCAGTACCAGAAGGGCCAGAGAAAATTATTGCGAAGGATAATACAATTTATGTAGCGCTCCAAGGAGGTTTCAATCAAAATAACGGAGTTACTGTAATTGATGCTACTACAAATACTGTTACTACAACCATTACAGTTGGTGATCGCCCTAATTCAATGCAACTAGATGCTAGTGGAAACCTTTGGGTATTATCAAGTGGAAATCCATCTTGGACAGGTAATGAGACTGCCGGACAAATAGATAATATTAATACTACGGATAATACAGTAACTACAACGATAAGTTATGCAGTTACCGAACATCCAGGGAATTTAGAAATTGAAGGAGCAACTCTTTATTACTACTTAGGAGGTTCTGTGTATACAATGGATGCTACAGCGAGTGTATTGCCAACAACAGCAGAAATTGAAGGTCTTAGTTTTTATGATATGGCTGTTATTAATGGTAAACTTTATGGAGTGGATGCTAAAGATTTTACTAGCAATGGTTCTTTAGAGGTGTATGATTTATCTGATAATACCTTATTGGCTTCTAAAACAGTTTCTATTATTCCAGGAGGAATTTATTATAACGAAGCAAAAGAAAGATAA
- the rmuC gene encoding DNA recombination protein RmuC: protein MNEIYIYLIIGILCLAIGYILGNYIQLLKTKSRQSTLEEREQQMLNNLSVFQDRLKDSETQKVQLQSDKERLGNQIVRYQSDIENLQLKNREQKEEVEKLQEKFTKEFENLANKILEEKSLKFTERNEKNIKDILTPLNEKILLFEKKVEESQKENISIHSALKEQLLNLQNQNIKITQEAENLTKALKGDSKMQGNWGELVLERVLEKSGLEKDREYNVQQSFTREDGSRVLPDVIINLPDGKKMVVDSKVSLTDYERYVNAEDDFKEKYLKDHINSLRRHVDQLSAKKYEDLYVMESPDFVLMFVPIEPAFAIAINQDSSLYNKAFEQNIIIVTPSTLLATLRTIDSMWNNEKQQRNAIEIARQAGALYDKFEGFVGDLMKVGKKMDDAKDEYRGAMNKLVDGRGNIITSIEKLKKMGAKAKKSIPESLIKRAVEDDDFEEEPKLKL from the coding sequence ATGAACGAAATTTATATTTACTTAATCATCGGTATCCTCTGCCTTGCCATTGGATATATTTTAGGTAATTATATTCAGCTTTTAAAAACAAAATCTAGGCAAAGCACATTAGAAGAAAGAGAGCAGCAAATGCTCAATAACCTTTCTGTTTTTCAAGACAGATTAAAAGATAGCGAGACACAAAAAGTACAACTACAGTCAGACAAAGAACGATTAGGCAACCAAATAGTTCGTTATCAATCCGATATAGAAAATTTACAGCTTAAGAATAGAGAGCAGAAAGAGGAAGTTGAAAAGCTTCAAGAGAAATTTACTAAGGAGTTTGAAAATCTTGCCAATAAAATACTGGAAGAAAAAAGCTTAAAATTTACAGAACGAAACGAGAAAAACATCAAAGACATTCTTACTCCGTTAAATGAAAAAATTCTCCTTTTTGAAAAGAAGGTTGAAGAAAGTCAAAAAGAAAACATCAGTATACATTCTGCACTAAAAGAGCAGTTACTTAATCTACAGAACCAGAATATAAAAATTACCCAAGAAGCAGAGAACCTGACTAAAGCATTAAAAGGTGATAGTAAAATGCAAGGTAATTGGGGCGAGCTTGTATTGGAGCGCGTACTAGAGAAATCTGGTTTAGAAAAGGACCGCGAATACAACGTGCAACAAAGTTTTACTCGTGAAGATGGTAGCCGTGTATTGCCAGATGTTATTATCAACTTACCAGATGGCAAAAAAATGGTAGTAGATTCTAAAGTATCCCTAACCGATTACGAGCGTTATGTAAATGCTGAAGATGATTTTAAAGAGAAGTATTTAAAAGACCACATCAACTCATTAAGAAGGCATGTAGATCAACTATCTGCCAAAAAATATGAGGATTTATATGTAATGGAGAGTCCAGATTTTGTTTTAATGTTCGTACCCATTGAACCTGCATTTGCAATTGCCATTAATCAAGATAGTTCTTTATACAATAAAGCTTTTGAGCAAAATATTATTATTGTTACTCCTTCAACACTTCTTGCTACCTTGCGCACTATTGATAGTATGTGGAATAATGAGAAACAACAACGAAATGCTATTGAAATAGCACGGCAAGCTGGTGCTCTTTATGATAAATTTGAAGGCTTTGTTGGCGACTTAATGAAAGTAGGCAAAAAGATGGACGATGCTAAGGATGAATACCGTGGCGCAATGAACAAACTAGTCGATGGACGCGGTAATATTATCACTAGTATAGAAAAACTTAAAAAAATGGGTGCGAAAGCGAAAAAATCCATTCCTGAATCTTTAATTAAACGTGCAGTTGAAGATGATGATTTCGAAGAAGAACCTAAATTAAAATTATAA
- the pgl gene encoding 6-phosphogluconolactonase — translation MELKVYQNKVKVAEEFSKYLIEKSGTQKAFHIALSGGSTPKIVFDVLAEEFAEDVDWKNIHLYWGDERCVAPTDDESNYKMTVEHLISKVDIPEENIHRIMGEKDPKEEAKRYGDLLEKELPKELGLPQFDLVILGMGDDGHTASIFPHEINLWVSPDNCEVAIHPESGQRRVSLTGRIINNAKTVAFLVTGEGKAEKVKIIVDREEGYLDYPASHVAPKTKDLVWFLDAAAAKLLTSFQS, via the coding sequence ATGGAATTAAAAGTATATCAAAATAAAGTAAAGGTTGCCGAAGAGTTTTCTAAGTATCTGATTGAAAAATCGGGCACTCAGAAGGCTTTTCATATTGCCTTGTCTGGTGGTAGTACACCTAAAATTGTATTCGATGTTTTAGCGGAGGAATTTGCTGAAGATGTAGATTGGAAGAACATTCATTTATATTGGGGAGATGAAAGATGTGTAGCGCCTACAGATGATGAAAGTAACTACAAAATGACTGTAGAGCACCTTATTTCTAAGGTAGATATACCAGAGGAGAATATTCACCGAATTATGGGTGAGAAGGATCCTAAGGAAGAAGCAAAGCGTTATGGCGATTTGTTAGAGAAAGAGTTGCCAAAGGAATTAGGTCTTCCTCAATTCGATTTAGTTATTCTTGGTATGGGCGATGACGGTCATACAGCATCAATATTTCCACATGAAATCAACTTATGGGTTTCTCCGGATAATTGTGAAGTGGCTATTCATCCAGAATCCGGTCAAAGGCGAGTTTCGCTTACAGGTAGAATAATCAACAACGCAAAAACTGTAGCCTTTTTAGTGACAGGAGAGGGCAAAGCCGAAAAGGTTAAGATTATAGTTGATAGGGAAGAAGGATATTTAGATTATCCGGCAAGTCACGTAGCACCTAAAACAAAAGACTTGGTATGGTTTTTAGATGCTGCCGCGGCAAAGCTTCTTACTTCATTTCAATCTTAA